A window of the Canis lupus baileyi chromosome 1, mCanLup2.hap1, whole genome shotgun sequence genome harbors these coding sequences:
- the LOC140607384 gene encoding large ribosomal subunit protein eL43-like, with protein MAKCIKNVGIIGKYGTRYGASLRKMVRKIEISQHAKDTCSFWGKIEMKTWHCGSCMKTVAGGAWACNTTTAFTLKSAIRRRLKELKDQ; from the coding sequence ATGGCTAAATGCATCAAGAATGTTGGCATCATTGGTAAATATGGGACCCGTTACGGTGCCTCCCTCAGGAAAATGGTGAGGAAGATTGAAATAAGCCAGCATGCCAAGGATACTTGCTCCTTCTGGGGCAAAATTGAGATGAAAACATGGCATTGTGGTTCCTGCATGAAAACAGTAGCAGGTGGTGCCTGGGCCTGTAACACCACTACTGCCTTCACACTCAAGTCAGCCATCAGAAGGAGACTGAAGGAATTGAAAGACCAGTAG